The following coding sequences are from one Streptomyces sp. NBC_01485 window:
- the hrcA gene encoding heat-inducible transcriptional repressor HrcA has translation MLSERRLQVLRAIVQDYVGTEEPVGSKALTERHSLGVSPATVRNDMAALEDEGYIAQPHTSAGRIPTDKGYRLFVDKLAGVKPMTGPERRAIQNFLDGAVDLDDVVARTVRLLAQLTRQVAVVQYPSLTRSTVRHVELLSLAPARLMLVLITDTGRVEQRLVDCAAPFGESSLADLRARLNSKIAGRRFTDVPRLVEDLPDAFESEDRGTVTTVLSTLLETLVEENEERLMIGGTANLTRFGHDFPLVIRPVLEALEEQVVLLKLLGEAGDSGMTVRIGHENAYEGLNSTSVVSVGYGSGGEAVAKLGVVGPTRMDYPGTMGAVRAVARYVGQILAES, from the coding sequence ATGCTGAGTGAACGCAGGCTCCAGGTGCTGCGCGCCATCGTCCAGGACTACGTCGGCACCGAGGAGCCCGTCGGCTCCAAGGCGCTCACCGAGCGGCACAGCCTCGGCGTGTCCCCGGCGACGGTCCGCAACGACATGGCCGCCCTGGAGGACGAGGGGTACATCGCCCAGCCGCACACCAGCGCCGGGCGGATCCCCACGGACAAGGGGTACCGGCTGTTCGTCGACAAGCTCGCCGGCGTCAAGCCGATGACCGGTCCCGAGCGGCGGGCCATCCAGAACTTCCTCGACGGCGCCGTCGACCTCGACGACGTGGTGGCCCGTACGGTACGGCTGCTGGCGCAGCTCACCCGGCAGGTCGCCGTCGTGCAGTACCCGTCCCTGACCCGTTCGACCGTGCGGCACGTGGAGCTTCTCTCGCTCGCGCCCGCGCGCCTGATGCTCGTGCTGATCACGGACACCGGGCGGGTCGAGCAGCGGTTGGTGGACTGCGCGGCGCCCTTTGGGGAATCGTCGCTGGCGGATCTGCGGGCTCGGCTCAACAGCAAGATCGCGGGCCGCCGGTTCACGGACGTGCCGCGTCTGGTGGAGGATCTGCCGGACGCCTTCGAGTCCGAGGACCGCGGCACGGTCACGACGGTGCTCTCCACCCTGCTGGAGACGCTCGTCGAAGAGAACGAGGAGCGGCTGATGATCGGCGGAACCGCCAATCTCACCCGCTTCGGACATGACTTTCCTCTCGTGATCCGCCCCGTCCTGGAGGCTCTGGAGGAGCAGGTCGTGCTCCTCAAACTCCTTGGCGAGGCGGGGGATTCGGGCATGACCGTACGGATCGGTCACGAGAACGCCTACGAGGGACTCAACTCCACTTCGGTGGTGTCGGTCGGCTACGGTTCGGGCGGCGAGGCAGTCGCCAAACTGGGCGTGGTCGGACCGACCCGCATGGATTACCCGGGAACGATGGGAGCGGTACGAGCGGTGGCACGGTACGTCGGACAGATCCTGGCGGAGTCGTAA
- a CDS encoding MBL fold metallo-hydrolase has translation MTVTWEELGWERVAAGVGRCRLPGWDCTAGLVVGAGAVLMVDAGSSLAEGALLRARAEELTGGRVTHLALTHPHFDHVFGAAAFAGAEVFGAVGVDTVPGEELRADAVRNGLDGATAAEAADALVRPRHLVCGEWTLDLGGGRQVLLANVGPGHTAHDLAVLVPGDPADPGSPEVVFCGDLVEESGEPQAGPDAVPSRWPAALDRLLELGGEDALYVPGHGAVVDAAFVRAQRDALAARFGVSR, from the coding sequence ATGACGGTGACTTGGGAAGAGCTCGGGTGGGAGCGGGTCGCGGCCGGGGTCGGGCGGTGCCGGCTGCCGGGCTGGGACTGCACGGCGGGGCTGGTCGTCGGGGCGGGCGCGGTGCTGATGGTCGACGCGGGGTCGAGCCTCGCGGAGGGGGCGCTGCTGCGGGCGCGGGCCGAGGAGCTCACCGGCGGACGTGTGACCCATCTCGCGCTCACCCACCCCCACTTCGACCATGTCTTCGGCGCCGCGGCGTTCGCGGGCGCGGAGGTCTTCGGGGCGGTGGGCGTGGACACCGTGCCGGGCGAGGAGCTGCGGGCGGACGCGGTACGCAACGGTCTGGACGGGGCGACGGCGGCGGAGGCCGCGGACGCGCTGGTGCGGCCCCGGCACCTGGTCTGCGGCGAGTGGACCCTCGATCTGGGCGGCGGCCGGCAGGTCCTGCTGGCGAACGTCGGCCCCGGCCACACCGCGCACGACCTGGCGGTCCTGGTCCCGGGCGACCCTGCGGACCCCGGCTCGCCGGAGGTGGTGTTCTGCGGGGACCTGGTCGAGGAGTCCGGCGAGCCCCAGGCCGGGCCCGACGCCGTCCCGTCCCGCTGGCCGGCCGCCCTCGACCGGCTCCTCGAACTCGGCGGCGAGGACGCGCTGTACGTGCCCGGTCACGGGGCGGTGGTGGACGCGGCCTTCGTACGGGCGCAGCGGGACGCGCTGGCGGCCCGTTTCGGCGTGTCGCGCTGA
- a CDS encoding DUF3097 domain-containing protein encodes MRPPVSHHRPSNEGPAGPHPRTYSADLTPPWKKPKPVPEVAADPGLVVEEPGTGFCGAVIRCEAGTVTLEDRFGKHRVFPLEPRGFLLEGRVVTLVRPPSSSPVRPTRTASGSVAVPGARARVARAGRIYVEGRHDAELVEKVWGDDLRVEGVVVEYLEGVDDLPSIVAEFAPGPDAKLGVLVDHLVPGTKEWRIAQSVTSEHALVVGHPYIDIWEAVKPSALGIAAWPRVPHGQDWKTGVCRALGWPSENTGAVWQAILKRVGSYKDLEPELLGAVERLIDHVTVA; translated from the coding sequence ATGCGCCCACCCGTCTCCCACCACCGCCCTTCCAACGAGGGCCCTGCGGGCCCGCACCCTCGTACGTACTCCGCCGACCTGACCCCTCCGTGGAAGAAGCCGAAGCCCGTCCCCGAGGTGGCGGCGGATCCCGGCCTGGTGGTGGAGGAGCCCGGCACCGGGTTCTGCGGCGCGGTGATCCGCTGCGAGGCGGGCACGGTGACCCTGGAGGACCGCTTCGGCAAGCACCGGGTCTTCCCGCTGGAGCCGCGCGGCTTCCTCCTGGAGGGGCGGGTGGTGACCCTGGTCCGCCCGCCGTCGTCGTCTCCGGTACGTCCCACCCGTACCGCCTCCGGTTCGGTCGCCGTCCCCGGCGCACGCGCGCGGGTCGCCCGCGCCGGGCGCATCTACGTCGAGGGCCGGCACGACGCCGAGCTGGTCGAGAAGGTGTGGGGCGACGACCTGCGGGTCGAGGGCGTCGTCGTGGAGTACCTGGAGGGCGTGGACGACCTGCCGTCGATCGTCGCCGAGTTCGCGCCGGGCCCGGACGCCAAGCTGGGCGTCCTGGTGGACCACCTCGTGCCCGGTACGAAGGAGTGGCGCATCGCACAGTCGGTGACCAGCGAGCACGCCCTCGTCGTCGGGCACCCGTACATCGACATCTGGGAGGCCGTGAAGCCGTCCGCCCTCGGCATCGCCGCCTGGCCGCGCGTACCGCACGGCCAGGACTGGAAGACGGGCGTGTGCCGGGCGCTGGGCTGGCCGTCGGAGAACACCGGGGCGGTGTGGCAGGCGATCCTGAAGCGGGTGGGCTCGTACAAGGACCTGGAGCCGGAACTGCTGGGCGCTGTGGAGCGCCTGATCGACCACGTGACCGTGGCCTGA
- the hemW gene encoding radical SAM family heme chaperone HemW — translation MPSVLPDGEPVPDDGALPPHALAGAADRPLGFYLHVPYCATRCGYCDFNTYTATELRGTGGVLASRDNYADTLIDEVRLARKVLGDDPREVRTVFVGGGTPTLLAASDLVRMLGAIRDEFGLAADAEVTTEANPESVGPAYLATLRQGGFNRISFGMQSARQHVLKILDRTHTPGRPEACVAEARAAGFDHVNLDLIYGTPGESDDDWRASLDAALGAGPDHVSAYALIVEEGTRLARRIRRGEVPMTDDDVHADRYLIADEVMSAAGYDWYEVSNWATSEAGRCLHNELYWRGADWWGAGPGAHSHVGGVRWWNVKHPGAYAAALAGGRSPGAGRELLSAEDRRVERILLELRLREGAPLDLLRPDGLAASRRALSDGLLDTGPYEQGRAVLTLRGRLLADAVVRDLVD, via the coding sequence ATGCCTTCCGTACTTCCCGACGGCGAGCCGGTCCCCGACGACGGCGCGCTCCCCCCGCACGCCCTCGCGGGCGCCGCCGACCGCCCCCTCGGGTTCTATCTGCACGTCCCGTACTGCGCGACCCGCTGCGGCTACTGCGACTTCAACACCTACACCGCCACCGAGCTGCGCGGCACGGGCGGGGTCCTCGCCTCCCGCGACAACTACGCCGACACCCTGATCGACGAGGTCCGCCTCGCCCGCAAGGTGCTCGGCGACGACCCGCGCGAGGTCCGCACGGTCTTCGTCGGCGGCGGCACGCCGACCCTGCTGGCCGCGTCCGACCTCGTACGGATGCTGGGCGCGATCCGCGACGAGTTCGGCCTCGCGGCGGACGCGGAGGTGACGACGGAGGCCAACCCGGAGTCCGTCGGCCCCGCCTACCTGGCCACCCTCCGCCAGGGCGGCTTCAACCGGATCTCCTTCGGCATGCAGAGCGCCCGGCAGCACGTCCTGAAGATCCTCGACCGCACCCACACCCCCGGCCGCCCCGAGGCCTGCGTGGCGGAGGCCAGGGCGGCGGGCTTCGACCACGTCAACCTGGACCTGATCTACGGCACCCCGGGCGAGTCGGACGACGACTGGCGGGCCTCGCTGGACGCGGCCCTGGGCGCGGGCCCCGACCACGTCTCGGCGTACGCGCTGATCGTCGAGGAGGGCACCCGGCTCGCCCGCCGGATCCGCCGCGGGGAGGTCCCGATGACCGACGACGACGTCCACGCCGACCGCTACCTGATCGCGGACGAGGTGATGTCGGCCGCGGGCTACGACTGGTACGAGGTCTCCAACTGGGCCACCTCGGAGGCGGGCCGCTGCCTGCACAACGAGCTGTACTGGCGCGGCGCCGACTGGTGGGGCGCCGGACCGGGGGCGCACAGCCATGTCGGCGGGGTGCGCTGGTGGAACGTCAAGCACCCCGGCGCGTACGCGGCGGCGCTCGCGGGAGGCCGTTCACCGGGTGCCGGGCGCGAGCTGCTGTCGGCGGAGGACCGCCGGGTCGAACGGATCCTGCTGGAGCTGCGGCTCCGCGAGGGGGCGCCGCTGGACCTGCTGCGCCCGGACGGCCTGGCGGCCTCCCGGCGTGCCCTGTCGGACGGCCTCCTGGACACCGGCCCCTACGAACAGGGCCGCGCCGTACTCACCCTGCGGGGCCGGCTGCTGGCGGACGCGGTCGTGCGGGACCTGGTGGACTGA
- a CDS encoding Dyp-type peroxidase — MPKATNVVYDTSIRRRVLIAGAGLGLAATACTRDSDSDPQQDAHGPGAPASGSHGLGFHGARQAGVTTPQQATALLLAYDLDPALRGAAGARALKAALGAWTHALARTLDSEGSRAVRLTATLGIGPGLPARLGLPAPAALRDLPAFPGDRLDPARCGGDLLLQLRADTADATGTTAATLTRLAGDTLFPRWRQAGFLPPAPDAGATPRNLLGFKDGTANPTRQECERWVWSDDATYLVVRRIHLRVEDFARLAVHRQEEIVGRRRASGGPLDGGPEDADVDIFAKTPQGRYVTPLRSHVRAAGPGLDGGARMLRRNYSYADGPTDQGLLFLAFMRDPALFTRVQRRMAARDELSGFTEARGSAVAYVLPGARPGLPLGAELLA; from the coding sequence GTGCCTAAGGCAACGAATGTCGTATATGACACGTCCATCCGTCGACGCGTCCTGATCGCCGGCGCGGGCCTCGGGCTGGCCGCGACCGCCTGTACCCGCGACAGCGACAGCGATCCGCAGCAAGACGCCCACGGACCCGGCGCCCCCGCCTCCGGCTCCCACGGACTCGGTTTCCACGGCGCACGCCAGGCCGGAGTCACGACCCCGCAGCAGGCCACCGCACTGCTCCTCGCCTACGACCTCGACCCCGCCCTGCGCGGAGCGGCGGGCGCGCGGGCGCTGAAGGCGGCGCTCGGGGCGTGGACGCACGCCCTCGCCAGGACGCTGGACTCGGAAGGCTCCCGCGCCGTCCGTCTCACCGCCACCCTCGGCATCGGCCCCGGACTGCCCGCCCGCCTCGGCCTCCCCGCCCCCGCCGCCCTGCGCGACCTGCCCGCCTTCCCCGGCGACCGCCTCGACCCCGCCCGCTGCGGCGGCGACCTGCTGCTCCAGCTCCGCGCCGACACTGCCGACGCCACCGGGACGACCGCCGCGACCCTGACCCGGCTGGCCGGGGACACCCTCTTCCCGCGCTGGCGCCAGGCCGGCTTCCTGCCCCCGGCCCCCGACGCCGGCGCCACCCCGCGCAACCTGCTCGGCTTCAAGGACGGCACCGCCAACCCGACCCGCCAGGAGTGCGAACGCTGGGTGTGGTCGGACGACGCCACCTACCTCGTCGTACGCCGCATCCACCTGCGCGTCGAGGACTTCGCGCGGCTCGCCGTGCACCGCCAGGAGGAGATCGTCGGCCGCCGCCGGGCGTCCGGCGGCCCGCTGGACGGCGGCCCCGAGGACGCCGACGTCGACATCTTCGCCAAGACCCCGCAGGGCCGGTACGTCACCCCGCTGCGCTCCCACGTCCGCGCCGCCGGCCCCGGCCTCGACGGAGGCGCCCGGATGCTGCGCCGCAACTACTCCTACGCCGACGGCCCCACCGACCAGGGCCTGTTGTTCCTCGCCTTCATGCGGGACCCGGCGCTGTTCACCCGGGTGCAGCGGCGGATGGCCGCGCGGGACGAGCTGAGCGGGTTCACCGAGGCGCGGGGCTCGGCGGTGGCGTACGTCCTGCCGGGGGCGCGTCCGGGACTGCCGCTGGGGGCGGAGCTGCTGGCCTGA
- a CDS encoding SpoIIE family protein phosphatase: MGAIPTQRETAFRAGGAPARPGALPHTSAKLAGSPLAPGAARDLVRAALTEWAGLALPGADTLGERLTQDATLVVSELVTNAVVHAGTDVELGCRLEEEPGHPGGRLAVVVEVCDHHPSRAPRDGAPEPPYETPEYGRGLRIVAGLADAWGVTYRRGTKTVWARLLPTAEPYDDDSGHEHDHANPADLSDGLLASAPGLLEALAPEPRPQSLAPQPVGCEEREWLNRGALSFLAEASDLLAGQLDEDLVAALTGQLLVPRLADWCAVWLEDEVSGRGEWAGGPGPRLARVWHASENRIEELRRALEKDPPGPSYPPDGGLRMPHSGPEPFPWPGAVLGAHGAALVYRLIAGGRPLGTLVIGRAGLRAFPDEVTGLVEDLGRRVALAIGAARQYARQVTISAVLQRGLLPGAVAEIPGVRSALVHEPRERGGPSGDFYDLFPAGDGRWCFAIGDVQGKGPEAAVVIGLARPWLRLLAREGYGVADVLDRLNQLLLDDATEAADAAARAFVGPAGPGDGPQTRFLSLLYGELAPFEGGVRCTLASAGHPLPLLLGPDGSVATAAHPQTLLGVIEDVTYTCDSLELRHGDSLLCVTDGVTERRSGLRQFDDEDGLATALAGCAGLDAELIAERIRRLVHDFGDLPPEDDLALLVLQAD; encoded by the coding sequence ATGGGGGCCATTCCGACGCAACGGGAGACCGCCTTCCGGGCCGGCGGCGCGCCCGCGCGCCCGGGCGCGCTCCCGCACACGAGCGCCAAGCTGGCCGGCAGCCCCCTCGCGCCCGGCGCCGCCCGCGACCTGGTCCGCGCCGCGCTGACGGAGTGGGCCGGACTCGCGCTGCCCGGCGCCGACACCCTCGGCGAGCGCCTCACGCAGGACGCGACACTCGTCGTCAGCGAGCTGGTCACCAACGCCGTCGTGCACGCCGGCACCGACGTCGAGCTGGGTTGCCGGCTGGAGGAGGAGCCCGGGCATCCCGGCGGCCGGCTCGCGGTCGTCGTCGAGGTCTGCGACCATCACCCCTCCCGCGCCCCGCGCGACGGCGCCCCCGAACCGCCGTACGAGACACCGGAGTACGGCCGTGGTCTGCGGATCGTCGCCGGGCTCGCCGACGCCTGGGGGGTGACGTACCGCAGGGGGACGAAGACGGTCTGGGCGCGCCTGCTGCCGACCGCCGAGCCCTACGACGACGACTCCGGCCACGAGCACGACCACGCGAACCCTGCGGACCTCTCGGACGGCCTCCTTGCCTCCGCCCCCGGTCTCCTCGAAGCCCTCGCCCCCGAACCGCGGCCGCAGTCGCTCGCACCGCAGCCGGTCGGCTGCGAGGAGCGGGAGTGGCTCAACCGGGGTGCTCTGTCCTTCCTCGCCGAGGCCTCCGACCTGCTCGCCGGGCAGCTCGACGAGGATCTGGTGGCCGCGTTGACCGGCCAGTTGCTGGTGCCGAGGCTCGCCGACTGGTGCGCGGTGTGGCTGGAGGACGAGGTCAGCGGGCGCGGTGAGTGGGCCGGTGGGCCGGGGCCGCGGCTGGCCCGGGTCTGGCACGCCAGCGAGAACCGCATCGAGGAGCTGCGCCGGGCCCTGGAGAAGGATCCGCCGGGTCCGTCGTATCCGCCGGACGGTGGTCTGCGCATGCCGCACTCCGGGCCCGAGCCGTTCCCCTGGCCCGGCGCGGTGCTCGGCGCGCACGGCGCGGCCCTCGTCTACCGGCTGATCGCCGGCGGCCGTCCGCTGGGCACGCTGGTCATCGGGCGGGCCGGGCTGAGGGCCTTCCCCGACGAGGTCACCGGGCTCGTCGAGGATCTGGGCCGCCGGGTGGCGCTGGCCATCGGAGCGGCCCGCCAGTACGCCCGTCAGGTCACCATCAGCGCCGTCCTGCAGCGCGGGCTGCTGCCCGGCGCGGTCGCGGAGATCCCCGGGGTGCGCAGCGCCCTCGTCCACGAGCCGCGCGAGCGGGGCGGGCCGAGCGGCGACTTCTACGACCTGTTCCCGGCGGGCGACGGCCGCTGGTGCTTCGCGATCGGCGACGTGCAGGGCAAGGGTCCGGAGGCGGCCGTCGTCATCGGTCTCGCCCGGCCCTGGCTGCGGCTGCTGGCCCGTGAGGGCTACGGCGTCGCCGACGTCCTGGACCGCCTCAACCAGCTCCTCCTCGACGACGCGACCGAGGCCGCCGACGCAGCCGCCCGCGCCTTCGTCGGCCCCGCCGGACCGGGCGACGGCCCGCAGACCCGCTTCCTGTCCCTCCTCTACGGCGAACTGGCCCCCTTCGAGGGCGGTGTCCGCTGCACCCTCGCCTCCGCCGGTCACCCGCTGCCGCTGCTGCTCGGGCCGGACGGCTCGGTCGCCACGGCCGCCCACCCGCAGACCCTCCTCGGGGTCATCGAGGACGTCACGTACACCTGCGACAGCCTGGAGCTGCGGCACGGCGACAGCCTGCTGTGCGTCACCGACGGGGTGACCGAACGGCGCTCGGGCCTGCGCCAGTTCGACGACGAGGACGGTCTCGCCACCGCGCTGGCGGGCTGCGCCGGGCTCGACGCGGAGCTGATCGCGGAGCGGATCCGGAGGCTGGTGCACGACTTCGGGGACCTGCCGCCGGAAGACGATCTGGCGCTGCTGGTACTTCAGGCGGATTGA
- a CDS encoding AMP-dependent synthetase/ligase: MSDTQTLIENRPPSVAGLFLERVAATPDAEAYRYPVPAASGQGPDDWKSLSWAQAAERVYAIAAGLIELGVQPEQRVALASATRLEWILADLGIMCAGAATTTVYPQTNADESAFILSDSESRILIAEDAAQLAKVAEKRAELPALTHVVVIDPVGVEAGEDWILTLDELEKRGAARLEKEAELIKERVGAIARDQLATLIYTSGTTGRPKGVRLPHDNWSYMAKAIAATGLISAEDVQYLWLPLAHVFGKVLTSGQIEVGHVTAVDGRVDKIIENLPVVRPTYMAAVPRIFEKVYNGVAAKARAGGGAKYKIFQWASEVAREYAKETQDNFRRTGTASAPFGLSAKHKVADALVYAKIREAFGGNLRAAVSGSAALAPEIGYFFSGVGIHILEGYGLTESSAASFVNPGEAYRTGTVGKPLPGTEVRIADDGEILLRGPGIMEGYHGLPEKTAEVLEADGWFHTGDIGELSPDGYLRITDRKKDLIKTSGGKYIAPAEVEGQFKAVCPYVSNILVHGADRNFCTALIALDEPSILAWAKDNGLAGKPYADVVAAPATVELIDGYVKQLNTGLQRWQTIKKFRLLPRDLDIEHGEITPSLKLKRPVVEREYKHLIDEMYAGAREA; the protein is encoded by the coding sequence GTGAGCGACACACAGACCCTGATCGAGAACCGTCCGCCGTCCGTCGCGGGCCTCTTCCTGGAGCGCGTGGCGGCCACGCCCGACGCGGAGGCGTACCGGTACCCGGTGCCGGCCGCGTCCGGCCAGGGCCCCGACGACTGGAAGTCGCTGAGCTGGGCGCAGGCCGCCGAACGGGTCTACGCGATCGCGGCCGGCCTCATCGAGCTGGGCGTACAGCCGGAACAGCGCGTCGCGCTCGCCTCCGCCACCCGGCTGGAGTGGATCCTCGCCGACCTCGGCATCATGTGCGCCGGGGCCGCCACGACCACCGTCTACCCGCAGACCAACGCGGACGAGTCGGCGTTCATCCTCTCGGACTCCGAGAGCAGGATCCTGATCGCCGAGGACGCGGCCCAGCTCGCCAAGGTGGCCGAGAAGCGTGCCGAGCTGCCCGCCCTCACCCATGTGGTCGTGATCGACCCTGTGGGTGTGGAGGCGGGCGAGGACTGGATCCTCACCCTCGACGAGCTGGAGAAGCGCGGCGCGGCCCGGCTGGAGAAGGAGGCCGAGCTGATCAAGGAGCGGGTCGGCGCGATCGCCAGGGACCAGCTCGCCACCCTCATCTACACCTCCGGCACCACCGGCCGCCCCAAGGGCGTCCGCCTCCCGCACGACAACTGGTCGTACATGGCGAAGGCGATCGCCGCGACCGGGCTGATCAGCGCCGAGGACGTGCAGTACCTGTGGCTGCCGCTCGCGCACGTCTTCGGCAAGGTCCTCACCTCCGGCCAGATCGAGGTCGGTCACGTCACCGCCGTCGACGGCCGCGTCGACAAGATCATCGAGAACCTGCCGGTCGTCCGGCCGACGTACATGGCGGCCGTGCCGCGCATCTTCGAGAAGGTCTACAACGGGGTCGCCGCCAAGGCCCGCGCGGGCGGCGGGGCCAAGTACAAGATCTTCCAGTGGGCCTCCGAGGTCGCCCGGGAGTACGCCAAGGAGACGCAGGACAACTTCCGGCGCACCGGGACGGCCTCCGCGCCCTTCGGCCTCTCCGCGAAGCACAAGGTCGCCGACGCGCTCGTCTACGCCAAGATCCGCGAGGCGTTCGGCGGGAACCTGCGCGCGGCCGTCTCCGGCAGCGCGGCGCTCGCGCCGGAGATCGGGTACTTCTTCTCCGGCGTCGGCATCCACATCCTCGAGGGCTACGGCCTCACCGAGTCCTCCGCCGCCTCCTTCGTCAACCCCGGTGAGGCCTACCGCACCGGCACGGTCGGCAAGCCGCTGCCCGGCACGGAGGTGCGCATCGCCGACGACGGCGAGATCCTGCTGCGCGGCCCCGGCATCATGGAGGGCTACCACGGGCTGCCCGAGAAGACCGCCGAGGTCCTGGAGGCCGACGGCTGGTTCCACACCGGCGACATCGGCGAGCTCTCGCCCGACGGCTACCTGCGCATCACCGACCGCAAGAAGGACCTCATCAAAACGTCCGGCGGCAAGTACATCGCGCCCGCCGAGGTCGAGGGACAGTTCAAGGCGGTGTGCCCGTACGTCTCCAACATCCTCGTGCACGGCGCCGACCGGAACTTCTGCACGGCGCTCATCGCGCTGGACGAGCCGTCGATCCTCGCCTGGGCGAAGGACAACGGGCTGGCCGGGAAGCCGTACGCGGACGTCGTCGCCGCGCCCGCGACGGTCGAGCTGATCGACGGCTACGTCAAGCAGCTCAACACGGGCCTCCAGCGCTGGCAGACCATCAAGAAGTTCCGGCTACTGCCCCGCGACCTCGACATCGAGCACGGCGAGATCACGCCGAGCCTGAAGCTGAAGCGGCCCGTCGTGGAGCGCGAGTACAAGCACCTCATCGACGAGATGTACGCCGGAGCGCGCGAGGCGTAG
- the lepA gene encoding translation elongation factor 4 produces MPATPKNVPEPSRTPSAQIRNFCIIAHIDHGKSTLADRMLQLTGVVDQRQMRAQYLDRMDIERERGITIKSQAVRLPWAPTHEPGNTHILNMIDTPGHVDFTYEVSRSLAACEGTVLLVDAAQGIEAQTLANLYLAMENDLKIIPVLNKIDLPAAQPEKFSEELANLIGCDPADVLRVSAKTGLGVEALLDKVVAEVPAPVGVHDAPARAMIFDSVYDSYRGVVTYVRVIDGQLNKRERIRMMSTNATHELLEIGVSSPEMTPADGLGVGEVGYLITGVKDVRQSKVGDTITTLHKGAAEALGGYKDPKPMVFSGLYPLDGSDYPELRDALDKLQLNDAALVYEPETSAALGFGFRVGFLGLLHLDVIRERLEREFGLDLIATAPNVVYRVVMEDGAEHTVTNPSEFPEGKIDDVYEPVVRATILAPSEFIGSIMELCQTRRGTLLGMDYLSEDRVEIRYTLPLAEIVFDFFDQLKSKTRGYASLDYEPTGEQASSLVKVDILLHGDKVDAFSAVTHKDAAYAYGVRLVAKLRELIPRQAFEVPIQAAIGSRVIARETIRAIRKDVLAKCYGGDISRKRKLLEKQKEGKKRMKMVGSVEVPQDAFIAVLSSDENAGSGKGKK; encoded by the coding sequence GTGCCCGCGACCCCTAAGAATGTGCCCGAGCCGAGCCGTACCCCCTCGGCTCAGATCCGCAATTTCTGCATCATCGCGCACATCGACCACGGCAAGTCCACGCTCGCCGACCGCATGCTCCAGCTGACCGGCGTGGTCGACCAGCGGCAGATGCGTGCTCAGTATCTCGACCGGATGGACATCGAGCGCGAGCGCGGCATCACGATCAAGTCCCAGGCCGTGCGTCTGCCCTGGGCTCCGACCCATGAGCCCGGCAACACGCACATCCTCAACATGATCGACACCCCGGGGCACGTCGACTTCACGTACGAGGTCTCGCGGTCGCTCGCGGCCTGCGAGGGGACCGTCCTCCTCGTCGACGCGGCTCAGGGCATCGAGGCGCAGACCCTCGCCAACCTCTACCTGGCGATGGAGAACGACCTCAAGATCATCCCCGTACTGAACAAGATCGACCTGCCGGCCGCGCAGCCGGAGAAGTTCTCCGAGGAGCTCGCCAACCTCATCGGCTGCGACCCCGCGGACGTCCTCAGGGTCTCCGCGAAGACGGGCCTGGGCGTCGAGGCGCTGCTCGACAAGGTCGTCGCCGAGGTCCCCGCCCCGGTCGGCGTCCACGATGCTCCCGCGCGGGCCATGATCTTCGACTCGGTGTACGACTCGTATCGCGGTGTCGTGACGTACGTACGTGTCATCGACGGGCAGCTCAACAAGCGTGAGCGGATCCGGATGATGTCCACCAACGCGACCCACGAGCTGCTGGAGATCGGTGTCTCGTCCCCCGAGATGACGCCGGCCGACGGCCTCGGGGTCGGTGAGGTCGGCTATCTGATCACCGGCGTGAAGGACGTCCGTCAGTCCAAGGTCGGTGACACCATCACCACCCTGCACAAGGGCGCGGCCGAGGCGCTCGGCGGGTACAAGGACCCCAAGCCGATGGTCTTCTCGGGCCTGTATCCGCTGGACGGCTCCGACTACCCCGAGCTGCGCGACGCCCTCGACAAGCTCCAGCTCAACGACGCCGCGCTGGTCTACGAGCCGGAGACCTCCGCCGCCCTCGGCTTCGGTTTCCGCGTCGGCTTCCTCGGCCTGCTGCACCTCGACGTGATCCGTGAGCGGCTGGAGCGCGAGTTCGGGCTCGACCTGATCGCCACCGCGCCCAACGTGGTCTACCGCGTCGTCATGGAGGACGGCGCGGAGCACACGGTGACCAACCCGAGCGAGTTCCCCGAGGGGAAGATCGACGACGTGTACGAGCCCGTCGTACGCGCCACGATCCTCGCGCCCTCCGAGTTCATCGGGTCGATCATGGAGCTGTGCCAGACCCGGCGCGGCACCCTGCTCGGCATGGACTACCTCTCCGAGGACCGGGTCGAGATCCGCTACACGCTTCCGCTCGCGGAGATCGTCTTCGACTTCTTCGACCAGCTCAAGTCCAAGACCCGCGGCTACGCCTCGCTGGACTACGAGCCCACCGGCGAGCAGGCCTCCAGCCTGGTCAAGGTCGACATCCTGCTGCACGGCGACAAGGTCGACGCGTTCTCCGCCGTCACCCACAAGGACGCGGCCTACGCCTACGGTGTGCGGCTCGTCGCCAAGCTGCGCGAGCTCATCCCGCGGCAGGCCTTCGAGGTGCCGATCCAGGCTGCCATCGGCTCCCGGGTCATCGCCCGCGAGACCATCCGCGCCATCCGCAAGGACGTCCTCGCCAAGTGCTACGGCGGTGACATCTCCCGGAAGCGGAAGCTGCTGGAGAAGCAGAAGGAAGGCAAGAAGCGGATGAAGATGGTGGGTTCCGTGGAAGTTCCGCAGGACGCCTTCATCGCCGTCCTGAGCAGCGACGAGAACGCGGGCTCCGGCAAGGGCAAGAAGTAG